The following coding sequences lie in one Drosophila sulfurigaster albostrigata strain 15112-1811.04 chromosome 2R, ASM2355843v2, whole genome shotgun sequence genomic window:
- the LOC133838417 gene encoding uncharacterized protein LOC133838417 isoform X4, with amino-acid sequence MNCCSSNDDADAAASSKSKGAKAKSRSSSSGSGSGSVSIDSQVAAEAVVNGELDAASCYHVSMKMSIDAATPRICGDNMPLKCDALAAMREALSANKPLPLNCSSSSSKQQQQSNSKHSLTPTPPPATCQLLERLNFPEGNIINTLHTILALPPFDPYAPAPKSDVIYKDVVSLMQWSLREDNVIEMELSDKLLHECKPPSKDANDETRSYLMAIENMRLFSEDPKIPLRGGVGQLRAITLYFQNLALIFVKHRKEEFFTFCSCKECLEYRETIMAIMMDQFKAAHMVVMLLDVLIKAYSPMLKNDAAYNKFEKLLESNKQIYWITSGFLYDKNAEYLDFIDDTAISDNMILVLFSAILMANNPMLLLQILAYNVECIVKAFSEGMIEIAQNVQENEKISAEKMLTYLLDGYSDLNCISQKISLSLFAFENDFLRKFKLSWVLLCQRLFQQHVFNPLGDTMLACILSLKEGDGTSQTTALIKRYMLFDEHMHSIERRWTDIWMELNKFNLSPTEHDRRMGLLDVYNIFDKVVMDATSFSLPDISDDEFIDFQRIVDRQLAWKNIMAFTKLKWPDGFYDPPNKLVHEDLCKKCNAMLEHHNENCKCITCSIAGTPLLPRQAGHCAKCTTLGIVEKDAKLMKSKILSTCTNDEARHNAASAAASTSAAAAAAAAAQQRRSGDQQQIAADEPNSISSSSMSLRRQEMDTALRTTYHIAWAVFQHLTTRKRYRFDSIEPQFFCGENCRVSACQLARKILANELSPPLTKHLLRCFQPLSFSREELRSTLPSLMFFNRKLAPSPAELQELKNQHYVYKTYWTFVLSIYANFFVKFNSTATDFKHLELLKGDLRLRPNSVVGDKDDGRFEQFLAQVIGYSPFKITDDFTLGDANIEKMQFGVDHLMMLHDSQMIKRSKPDSASHMAANKAKVNETTQTGAGCNDANNSKKSKEKMRKCCADYADMGETCKENHSKKRVKKECNHARFNETRDRLRKKLSQSKNGQEDATKAQVVPKAQPATAIAANVSAPSKKPEPVAPQQQQPPTLKMVASAQVQAAARKMPAAAAAAAAAAAAAALNEIGENIEDGDNSLLCLDSLCKSIQMHTDATAAAAAAGGNGSLAADLSNYSKEEMMMQHFAEFLGSYTREQDQKRWINETLNFIEGKPQQPQTSNPKKAAKKAKQKQRKEEEKRIKELEDLRSQFLDIYFKEFIDKYEMKTLMAAGGRKREKKRVGELEANIKNLQRAKGKVEILILELIATVKQANSEFKFSYLPTKEQQLAKLAELEEILNGGSRVTAPEPSLPPQLSAPVPSQHHQQTATVTVTAPIPNYINSAAYFPPHLGAPHTPVCYAPPLQQQHQQMPRDVIDAMATNATTADPSKRIVTIRRVQLPHAGGDQQVTVVAKGSSPDEDKLLYTFVNGHIVESAQAHAKSVAPVTAAPVIAAVPEKSAKAKKKEAKRAAAAAAAAAAAAAAAELEMKASLAKSKKQQKKAAAAAAVASSSSSGSSSSKSQTPQSSAVNTRENSVCSIKPKATTATSNKKSKNAHKSVVEVQLPKVLPKVEPEPKPQPAEPLPEKRQKRLKPRLDQGQLDNNPFKSLHVQDSSDGEWESESDSEQPPVPVASASIKPQPKTAVAPKPAPVVPSAKQKPAASAATAVASNVKKAKNDAPSKSQTQQQQQQQTNKSTAANASNQRKSAAQQQQSTQSKSQQPQRVSESNASIRKAKSGLGQQQLQTQAQSSQVTGSNRTSQQQPTTRGGRGSGRSSKPTNGGQQQQQHQLHVNSTSNGSLNTSDSSAQPSKRSQRGKRGHRGQKQEDLSGIPHNMGYFNPNEVAIPPQQPPHAASYASTLVPQMQQLRIGSNSSASKHHQQQLQPNCSIMDQLNRGVQVEHLSLPPGITLTKVDPAKSEQLRQKSESIRKLSKPLTEQQLQPTQHLLQQSAAHVMSNYYATGNGGIDPSTGVIMLEANPPVSNRHCQQPVAMATNNNVAAAAAAASASGKSSRRRRRNRGKSGSSSSTVGSVASLPNKQRAGVAQDNKQQQQSQISAAPIMEASAGGNIITLRNPMFHQGMNNGPVAGSMLSNPNPMPPTRTYGGALPIAAPMPMDQPAAIIKNENGMFTIRNPALHQAVTNGLAMGGYRQFGSNVNYYTPQEAVAEAARATQQKQSSPPPQMVVAPGSGSSGPVGGPAATAPTNFSYFSSGSSSGGSGSCSSGGSAGGSVVDTHNNISISCTNVSLGSPGRLVGDAAVIARPKHTQKCLSAIGSELKQKTKDSHSSSSVSSSSQWSSFGQAPPEFVGNAAGSSLQEKYQQSSYYNGFEVFPSAVGAAGAGSSGPGSGGGVSVSVPGDCHMHHNCGDDSPPPTITGFNSYLEGIPNTGVIRYDDAAFLKNLIPGQHLNNEVSIHNISESNFARNNTSPSPHHVEITTVFGSRACAPTNAYEQQQQQQPSQGSVSSGASYCDNVTADYGSDSTHLFVQGSMLPRLPQPSPAASDPFGYDFESGAAAAVSKPASVASDLNEFLRRSPHSQRTSPYSPDESVALEAFVQNMSALQIDAEQCSRLNGSAASGATGGDAAVADATAAGGVGATWW; translated from the exons ATGAATTGCTGCAGTAGCAACGACGACGCCGACGCTGCCGCCAGTTCCAAATCCAAAGGAGCCAAGGCCaagagcagaagcagcagcagcggaagTGGGAGCGGCAGCGTTAGCATCGATTCCCAAGTTGCTGCCGAGGCTGTTGTCAACGGTGAACTGGATGCCGCCTCTTGCTATCATGTCAGCATGAAAATGTCCATTGATGCGGCCACGCCGCGCATTTGTGGCGACAATATGCCGCTGAAATGTGATGCGCTGGCGGCAATGCGAGAAGCGCTTAGCGCCAACAAACCGTTGCCACTAAACTGCTCCTCGTCCTCAtcgaaacagcaacaacaatcgaatAGCAAACATAGTCTAACACcaacaccaccaccagcaacaTGCCAGCTGCTGGAGCGCCTCAATTTTCCGGAgggcaacatcatcaacacaCTGCATACGATACTCGCTTTGCCACCCTTCGATCCTTATGCGCCGGCACCCAAATCGGATGTCATCTACAAGGATGTGGTGTCGCTAATGCAGTGGAGTCTGCGCGAGGACAATGTCATCGAGATGGAGCTGAGCGACAAGCTGTTGCATGAATGTAAGCCACCGAGCAAGGATGCCAACGATGAGACCCGTTCGTATTTG ATGGCGATTGAGAATATGCGCTTATTTTCGGAGGATCCAAAGATTCCGCTGCGCGGTGGCGTCGGACAGTTGCGTGCAATTACG CTGTATTTCCAGAATCTTGCCTTGATATTTGTGAAGCACCGTAAGGAGGAGTTCTTTACGTTTTGTTCCTGCAAGGAATGTCTCGAATATCGCGAAACCATCATGGCCATTATGATGGATCAATTCAAGGCTGCTCACATGGTCGTCATGCTGCTCGATGTGCTCATCAAGGCATACAGTCCCATGTTAAA aAACGATGCTGCCTACAACAAATTTGAGAAACTACTCgaatcaaataaacaaatctaTTGGATTACAAGCGGTTTCCTGTACGATAAAAATGCCGAATATCTTGATTTTATTGATGATACTGCGATCTCTGATAATATGATATTAGTGCTATTTAGTGCCAT TCTGATGGCAAACAATccgatgctgctgctacaAATACTCGCCTATAATGTTGAGTGCATTGTCAAGGCATTTTCAGAGGGCATGATCGAAATTGCTCAAAATGTGCAGGAGAACGAGAAGATTTCCGCCGAAAAGATGCTCACAT aTTTACTGGACGGCTACTCCGATCTGAACTGCATTTCACAAAAGATATCGCTTAGCCTGTTCGCGTTCGAGAATGATTTTCTGCGCAAATTCAAACTCTCCTGGGTGCTATTGTGCCAGCGTCTATTTCAGCAACATGTGTTCAATCCGCTGGGCGACACAATGCTCGCATGCATCCTCTCGCTGAAGGAGGGCGATGGCACCTCACAGACGACGGCGTTGATTAAGCGTTACATGCTCTTTGATGAGCATATGCACTCCATTGAGCGCCGCTGGACGGACATCTGGATGGAGCTAAACAAGTTCAACTTGTCGCCCACGGAGCATGATCGTCGCATGGGCCTGCTCGATGTGTATAACATATTCGATAAGGTCGTCATGGATGCCACTTCGTTTTCGCTGCCAGACATTAGTGATGATGAGTTTATTGATTTCCAACGCATCGTTGATCGTCAGCTGGCTTGGAAGAATATTATGGCATTCACCAAGCTTAAGTGGCCCGACGGTTTCTACGATCCGCCCAACAAACTTGTGCACGAGGATCTCTGCAAGAAGTGCAATGCAATGCTGGAACACCATAATGA GAACTGCAAATGCATCACTTGCTCCATTGCTGGGACACCTCTGTTGCCGCGACAAGCCGGCCATTGTGCCAAGTGCACAACACTCGGGATTGTCGAGAAAGATGCCAAGTtgatgaaatcaaaaattctAAGCACCTGCACCAACGACGAGGCCCGACACAATGcggcgtctgctgctgctagcACAAGcgcagccgctgccgctgcggcaGCCGCACAGCAGCGTCGTAGTGGCGATCAGCAGCAGATAGCAGCGGATGAACCGAatagcatcagcagcagcagtatgTCGCTGCGACGCCAGGAGATGGACACGGCGCTACGCACCACATATCACATAGCATGGGCCGTGTTTCAGCATCTGACCACACGGAAACGCTATCGCTTTGACAGCATTGAGCCGCAGTTCTTTTGCGGGGAAAACTGTCGAGTCTCAGCTTGCCAGCTGGCGCGTAAAATCCTAGCCAATGAATTGTCACCGCCGCTGACGAAACACTTGCTGCGCTGCTTTCAACCACTGTCGTTTTCGCGTGAGGAACTGCGCTCCACGTTGCCATCGCTAATGTTTTTCAATCGCAAGCTGGCACCCAGTCCCGCCGAACTGCAGGAGCTTAAGAATCAGCACTATGTCTATAAGACCTACTGGACCTTTGTGCTGTCCATCTATGCCAATTTCTTTGTCAAGTTCAACTCGACGGCCACGGACTTTAAGCACCTGGAGCTGCTCAAGGGCGATTTGCGTTTACGCCCCAACAGCGTTGTTGGCGATAAGGATGACGGTCGCTTTGAACAATTTCTCGCCCAGGTCATTGG ATATTCGCCTTTTAAGATTACCGATGA TTTCACGTTGGGCGACGCAAATATCGAGAAGATGCAATTTGGAGTTGATCATTTAATGATGTTGCACGATTCGCAAATGAT AAAGCGAAGTAAACCAGATAGCGCATCCCACATGGCGGCCAACAAGGCCAAAGTCAATGAGACAACGCAAACTGGAGCTGGCTGCAACGATGCGAATAACTcgaagaaaagcaaagaaaagatGCGCAAAT GTTGTGCAGACTACGCGGATATGGGCGAGACCTGCAAGGAAAATCACTCGAAGAAGCGCGTCAAAAAGGAGTGCAATCATGCACGCTTCAACGAGACACGTGATCGACTGCGCAAAAAATTGTCGCAGAGCAAAAACGGCCAGGAGGATGCAACTAAGGCTCAAGTGGTGCCCAAGGCTCAACCAGCGACAGCAATAGCGGCGAATGTGTCGGCGCCATCCAAAAAGCCAGAGCCCGTGGctcctcagcagcagcaacctccTACCTTAAAAATGGTTGCATCTGCACAGGTGCAAGCAGCTGCACGTAAAATGCCAGCGGCAGCcgcggcggctgctgcagcagctgctgcagcggcgCTCAACGAGATTGGCGAGAACATTGAGGATGGCGATAATAGTCTTTTATGTTTAGACAGTCTCTGCAAGAGCATACAGATGCACACGGAtgccacagctgcagcagcagcagcaggtggcAACGGCAGTTTGGCAGCGGATCTCAGTAACTACAGCAAAGAGGAGATGATGATGCAACACTTTGCTGAATTTCTGGGCAGCTATACGCGTGAACAGGATCAAAAGCGTTGGATCAATGAGACACTCAACTTCATCGAAGGCAAACCCCAACAGCCACAAACATCGAATCCCAAGAAAGCGGCgaagaaagcaaaacaaaagcagcgcaAAGAGGAGGAGAAACGCATCAAAGAGCTAGAAGATTTGCGCAGTCAATTTCTTGATATTTATTTCAAGGAGTTCATTGACAAATACGAAATGAAAACTTTAATGGCTGCTGGCGGCCGCAAGCGCGAAAAGAAACGCGTTGGCGAACTGGAAGCGAACATTAAAAATCTGCAGCGTGCTAAGGGTAAAGTTGAGATACTCATTCTGGAACTTATTGCCACAGTTAAGCAGGCAAACAGCGAATTTAAATTCTCCTATCTGCCCACCAAGGAGCAACAGTTGGCTAAACTGGCTGAGCTCGAAGAGATTTTAAATGGTGGCAGTCGAGTGACGGCACCAGAGCCATCATTACCACCACAGCTATCGGCACCGGTACCGtcgcaacatcatcaacaaacTGCCACTGTAACTGTAACAGCGCCGATACCGAACTACATTAACTCTGCGGCTTATTTTCCCCCTCATCTGGGAGCACCGCACACACCCGTGTGCTACGCTCCGCccctgcagcagcagcatcaacaaatGCCCCGTGATGTGATCGATGCCATGGCCACCAATGCCACAACCGCTGATCCATCCAAGCGTATTGTGACCATACGACGTGTGCAGTTGCCACACGCTGGTGGCGATCAGCAGGTGACTGTGGTGGCCAAAGGCAGCTCCCCCGATGAGGACAAGTTGCTTTACACGTTTGTCAACGGTCACATCGTGGAATCGGCTCAGGCTCATGCAAAAAGTGTTGCACCAGTTACAGCAGCGCCTGTTATTGCCGCCGTGCCCGAGAAGAGCGCCAAGGCTAAGAAAAAGGAGGCTAAAcgagcggcagcagcggcggctgcagctgctgccgctgctgctgctgctgaactTGAAATGAAGGCCAGCCTGGCCAAGAGCAAGAAGCAACAAAAGAAGgcagcggcggctgctgcggtTGCCTCCAGTTCCAGCTCTGGCAGTAGCAGCTCTAAGTCGCAAACGCCGCAAAGCAGTGCTGTGAATACGCGTGAGAACTCCGTATGCAGCATAAAGCCCAAGGCAACGACGGCGACGTCAAATAAGAAGTCGAAGAATGCGCATAAAAGTGTTGTGGAAGTGCAGTTGCCAAAAGTGTTGCCCAAAGTCGAGCCGGAGCCAAAGCCGCAACCAGCTGAGCCACTGCCCGAAAAAAGACAGAAACGTTTAAAGCCGCGACTGGACCAAGGCCAGTTGGACAACAATCCGTTCAAATCTTTGCATGTGCAAGACTCCTCGGACGGTGAGTGGGAATCTGAAAGCGATTCAGAGCAACCACCAGTTCCAGTAGCTTCTGCCTCGATTAAGCCACAGCCGAAGACAGCTGTGGCGCCTAAGCCTGCGCCAGTTGTACCGAGTGCCAAACAGAAGCCAGCAGCctctgctgccactgctgtaGCGTCTAACGTTAAGAAAGCCAAAAACGATGCGCCGTCAAAGTCACAaacccaacaacagcagcagcaacagaccAACAAATCGACAGCAGCCAATGCCAGCAACCAGCGCAAATCCGCagcccaacaacagcagtcgACCCAGTCCAAGAGCCAACAACCACAAAGAGTGTCCGAGTCGAATGCCAGCATACGCAAAGCCAAGTCGGGCCtaggacagcagcagctacagacGCAGGCGCAGAGCAGTCAAGTGACTGGTAGTAATCGTacatcgcagcagcagccaacaacacgTGGTGGTCGTGGCAGTGGTCGCAGCTCTAAACCAACAAACggtgggcagcagcagcagcaacaccagtTGCATGTCAACAGCACTAGCAACGGCTCTTTGAACACATCGGACAGCAGTGCGCAGCCATCGAAGCGTTCGCAGCGTGGTAAACGCGGACATCGTGGTCAGAAGCAGg AGGATCTCTCGGGTATACCCCACAATATGGGCTATTTCAATCCCAACGAAGTTGCCATACCACCGCAGCAGCCACCGCACGCTGCCAGCTATGCCAGCACACTGGTTCCCCAGATGCAGCAGCTACGCATTGGTAGCAACAGCTCTGCATCCaagcatcatcaacagcagctgcagcccAATTGCAGCATTATGGATCAATTGAATCGCGGCGTACAAGTTGAGCATCTGTCACTGCCACCCGGCATCACGCTGACCAAGGTCGATCCGGCTAAGAGCGAGCAACTGCGGCAGAAGAGTGAATCCATACGCAAGCTTTCAAAGCCACTGACCGAGCAACAGCTCCAGCCGACACAGCATCTACTGCAGCAGTCTGCCGCACACGTCATGAGCAACTACTATGCTACGGGTAATGGCGGCATAGATCCCAGCACTGGTGTCATTATGTTGGAAGCAAATCCGCCAGTCAGCAATCGTCACTGCCAACAGCCGGTTGCGAtggcaaccaacaacaacgtggcagccgccgcagctgcagcaagcGCTAGTGGCAAGTCGtcgcgacgacgacgccgcaATCGTGGCAAATCTGGCAGCAGTAGTTCGACTGTTGGTTCAGTCGCCAGTCTGCCGAACAAGCAGCGTGCTGGAGTCGCTCAAGAcaataaacagcaacagcagagccAAATATCCGCGGCGCCCATAATGGAGGCAAGTGCTGGCGGTAATATCATTACGCTGCGCAATCCCATGTTTCATCAGGGGATGAACAATGGTCCCGTCGCCGGCAGCATGCTGTCCAATCCGAATCCTATGCCACCAA CACGCACTTATGGTGGTGCTCTGCCCATTGCGGCACCGATGCCCATGGATCAACCAGCCGcgattattaaaaatgagaaCGGCATGTTCACCATACGCAATCCGGCGTTGCATCAGGCGGTGACCAATGGCCTGGCCATGGGCGGTTATCGTCAGTTTGGCAGCAATGTCAACTACTATACGCCCCAGGAGGCGGTGGCCGAGGCGGCTCGGGCCACACAGCAGAAGCAGTCGTCGCCGCCACCACAAATGGTTGTTGCTCCCGGCAGCGGCTCCTCTGGCCCTGTCGGCGGGCCGGCTGCTACGGCACCCACTAATTTCTCATATTTCTCAAGTGGATCATCCAGCGGCGGGAGCGGCAGCTGCAGTAGCGGTGGCAGTGCCGGCGGCAGTGTTGTGGACACGCACAATAATATCAGTATTAGCTGCACAAACGTATCGCTGGGCAGCCCTGGTCGACTGGTTGGCGATGCCGCTGTCATTGCACGTCCCAAGCATACACAGAAATGTTTATCGGCCATCGGCAGTGAGCTGAAACAAAAGACCAAAGACAGCCACTCGTCGTCGTCAGTGTCGTCGTCGAGCCAATGGTCAAGCTTTGGCCAAGCACCGCCTGAATTTGTTGGCAATGCAGCGGGCTCATCACTGCAGGAGAAATACCAGCAGTCGAGCTACTACAATGGCTTTGAGGTCTTTCCCTCGGCGGTTGGCGCAGCTGGAGCTGGCAGCTCTGGACCTGGCAGCGGTGGTGGCGTTAGCGTGAGCGTTCCTGGTGATTGCCACATGCATCACAATTGTGGCGACGATTCACCGCCGCCAACCATCACTGGTTTCAATTCCTACCTTGAGGGCATCCCCAATACTGGTGTCATACGTTACGATGACGCGGCGTTCCTCAAGAATTTGATACCGGGCCAACATCTCAACAACGAG GTCTCCATACACAACATATCGGAGTCCAACTTTGCGCGCAACAAcacatcgccatcgccacACCATGTGGAGATAACAACTGTGTTTGGCAGTCGCGCATGCGCCCCAACAAATGCCtacgagcaacagcagcagcaacaaccgtCGCAAGGCAGCGTCAGCTCCGGTGCCAGCTACTGCGACAATGTGACCGCCGATTACGGCAGTg ATTCCACCCACCTTTTTGTGCAAGGCAGCATGCTGCCACGATTACCGCAACCATCGCCAGCGGCATCCGATCCCTTTGGCTATGACTTTGAGtctggagcagcagctgcggttTCGAAGCCAGCAAGCGTGGCCAGTGATCTGAATGAATTTTTACGCCGCAGTCCGCATAGCCAACGCACCTCTCCGTACAGTCCGGATGAGAGTGTGGCACTCGAGGCATTCGTTCAGAACATGAGCGCTTTGCAGATCGATGCGGAGCAGTGCTCACGTTTGAATGGGTCTGCAGCTTCTGGTGCCACCGGAGGAGACGCTGCCGTGGCTGATGCAACGGCGGCTGGTGGCGTTGGTGCTACTTGGTGGTAA